The Helicoverpa armigera isolate CAAS_96S chromosome 25, ASM3070526v1, whole genome shotgun sequence genome has a window encoding:
- the LOC110381961 gene encoding uncharacterized protein LOC110381961, producing the protein MTIRILFLLFLNVRLAVMLRFETSIAEKVWSERCSRNSIALNDCNWCHCGPKSQYTCRARDCSEVDMFGHFNDAITHMDVGMEGRGVWRSERTPCEAGVHYRKNELLCVCTEEGTWPNPVCRDIFRVLHTVEMTDSKKPAENTSCIATKAYLYDCNVCFCPESGLIDTKFCTKRKCESEKVSKAHTDDDRVEEVYATCTPSKRYKLGCQTCVCLRNNRLLCDNCTAEDDHDMATTQNTACYQKKPGTVFKKACNFCHCNKKDTIYCTAKKCLQAHTQISLPQLSYEEAQQSEDEFNCVPGTKYEKDCNTCHCFMLDGVKYFGCTMNICKQPTELLHDRTCVEGTSYQVNCLICHCVMENDEKREYCTIDEACKTADKTPKELSTMHGYCEPMHFYQSDCNKCRCLADGKTVACTSKLCSKKKEKLKEIFTDTRGIPKFRGDLKPPPDQPMMMEFIPFVQKDNSCPKGQTYMVDCNVCYCMKTGNAVCTTKQC; encoded by the exons ATGACTATCAGAatcttatttcttttgtttttaaacgttCGTTTAGCAGTGATGTTACGCTTTGAAACAT CGATTGCAGAGAAAGTGTGGAGCGAACGATGTTCAAGAAACAGTATTGCTCTGAACGATTGCAACTGGTGCCACTGCGGTCCTAAGAGCCAATACACTTGCCGGGCTCGAGATTGCAGCGAAGTTGATATGTTTGGTCACTTCAATG ATGCCATCACTCATATGGATGTAGGTATGGAAGGCCGCGGCGTCTGGCGATCAGAGAGAACTCCTTGCGAAGCAGGAGTGCACTACCGCAAGAACGAGCTTCTGTGCGTATGCACCGAAGAAGGCACGTGGCCCAACCCGGTCTGCCGAGACATCTTCAGAGTCCTTCACACCGTAGAAATGACCGACTCAAAGAAACCAGCCGAGAACACCAGCTGTATCGCAACCAAAGCCTACCTCTATGACTGCAATGTTTGTTTCTGCCCCGAATCAGGTCTAATAGACACAAAGTTTTGCACGAAAAGAAAATGCGAAAGCGAAAAAGTCTCAAAAGCTCACACTGACGACGACAGAGTTGAAGAGGTATACGCCACGTGTACCCCTAGTAAAAGATATAAGCTCGGCTGTCAAACTTGCGTCTGTCTCCGAAACAACCGACTCTTATGTGACAACTGTACTGCCGAAGACGATCACGATATGGCTACAACGCAAAATACTGCTTGCTACCAGAAAAAACCCGGTACTGTGTTTAAAAAAGCTTGTAACTTCTGCCATTGTAACAAGAAAGACACTATATACTGTACAGCGAAGAAGTGTTTGCAGGCACACACGCAGATCTCTTTACCGCAGCTGAGTTACGAAGAAGCGCAACAGAGTGAGGATGAGTTTAACTGTGTGCCTGGAACCAAGTATGAGAAGGACTGCAATACGTGTCACTGCTTCATGCTGGACGGAGTGAAGTACTTTGGATGTACGATGAACATCTGCAAGCAGCCAACTGAATTATTGCATGACAGGACCTGTGTCGAAGGAACCTCTTACCAAGTCAACTGCCTGATCTGCCACTGTGTCATGGAAAACGATGAGAAACGCGAGTACTGTACTATTGACGAGGCTTGTAAGACAGCAGACAAGACGCCTAAGGAGCTATCTACAATGCATGGCTATTGTGAACCTATGCATTTTTATCAGTCGGACTGTAACAAATGTCGATGCTTGGCTGACGGTAAGACAGTTGCATGTACATCAAAGTTATGTTCGAAGAAAAAGGAGAAACTGAAGGAAATTTTCACGGATACTAGAGGTATTCCAAAATTTCGAGGAGATTTGAAGCCGCCGCCTGATCAGCCTATGATGATGGAGTTCATACCATTCGTGCAAAAGGATAATTCTTGTCCTAAGGGACAAACTTACATGGTAGATTGCAATGTTTGTTATTGCATGAAAACTGGTAATGCTGTGTGTACGACGAAGCAATGCTGA
- the LOC110381957 gene encoding uncharacterized protein LOC110381957, which produces MWLLSCFILCFAISSVKSSAGNFRHQVKSCQVGDVVQNECNKCLCTSKAIFECEALNCNRTKDDKRIELTKGQCNPNQLYVQKLITCICTKDGRWPHKNCYETFQSLPPSNVVKHECEPDSYVSIDCNVCRCGPKGIILSDRCTKNTCDEEVHRRNMKPNSMYSNCEVKNWYSLAPCQFCYCINQNKLVCNTGNYYSKKLELGSYNLRICGKDLITEAVELIPGNQKALRTESQKATTKEMARVSPKPTPHKMHKNQNIAIEVNRESNEIYTLPTTKTTNDNLTESVEYYTDSEEAIKAQLNNPAPQKSVISSTVPTPAPTAQQLLKDGKSTKFPIVEGDEMLNESPNEEGDENSSENESVNVGPEVPETSSTTESAIMLHANENANDNANENANENADGNPEFDPNKGTVVEISKGSNTAGSYQYAGNTIKISLPKVLNKVFQLALRKSMVTLSKETKCKPGSTTVQDCNMCFCLKNSKLLCTKNKCGDAVKSIEN; this is translated from the exons ATGTGGTTGTTATCCTGTTTCATATTGTGCTTTGCCATTAGTAGTGTTAAATCGTCGGCAG GTAATTTTCGGCACCAAGTCAAGTCTTGTCAAGTAGGAGACGTGGTGCAGAATGAGTGtaacaaatgcttgtgcacctCGAAGGCCATATTTGAATGCGAAGCTCTGAACTGCAATAGGACTAAAG ATGACAAAAGAATTGAACTTACAAAAGGGCAATGTAATCCGAACCAGCTTTACGTGCAAAAATTAATAACCTGCATTTGTACCAAAGATGGACGATGGCCACACAAAAATTGTTACGAAACCTTCCAATCACTACCTCCCAGTAACGTCGTGAAACATGAATGCGAGCCTGATAGTTATGTCTCTATCGACTGCAATGTATGTAGATGTGGTCCGAAAGGTATCATCCTCTCCGATCgttgtacaaaaaatacttgTGATGAAGAAGTCCACCGTAGAAACATGAAGCCCAACAGCATGTACAGTAACTGTGAagtaaaaaactggtactcCTTAGCTCCCTGTCAATTCTGTTACTGTATCAACCAAAACAAACTTGTCTGTAATACTGGAAACTACTACTCTAAAAAACTTGAACTTGGCTCGTATAACTTAAGGATCTGTGGCAAGGATTTAATAACAGAAGCTGTGGAACTCATACCTGGGAACCAAAAAGCGTTAAGGACCGAAAGTCAAAAGGCAACAACAAAAGAGATGGCAAGGGTATCTCCAAAACCGACCCCgcataaaatgcataaaaaccAAAACATTGCTATAGAGGTAAATCGAGAAAGTAATGAAATCTACACTTTACCTACCACCAAAACTACGAATGATAACTTAACTGAAAGTGTCGAATATTATACAGATTCCGAGGAAGCGATTAAGGCTCAGCTTAATAATCCAGCTCCACAGAAGAGTGTCATATCAAGTACCGTACCTACCCCTGCACCTACTGCGCAACAATTATTAAAGGATGGAAAAAGTACTAAGTTCCCGATTGTAGAAGGTGATGAAATGCTCAATGAAAGTCCTAATGAGGAAGGGGACGAGAATTCTAGCGAAAATGAATCAGTAAATGTGGGTCCTGAAGTTCCTGAAACTTCATCAACTACTGAAAGCGCTATTATGTTACATGCTAATGAAAACGCTAACGACAATGCAAATGAAAATGCTAACGAAAATGCTGACGGAAATCCCGAATTTGACCCTAATAAAGGAACAGTAGTTGAGATATCAAAAGGATCAAATACAGCAGGATCCTACCAATACGCCGGCAATACAATAAAGATAAGTCTTCCTAAAGTATTGAACAAGGTTTTCCAACTGGCGCTGAGGAAGTCCATGGTTACTTTATCAAAGGAGACGAAATGCAAACCTGGGTCGACGACAGTCCAGGATTGCAATATGTGCTTCTGCTTAAAGAATAGCAAATTACTTTGTACTAAAAACAAATGTGGTGATGCAGTAAAAAGCATAGAGaactaa